TTATTTTATTTTTTAGGCTACAATGTTACAATAGTTTTCCGAAAAATAGAACACAATCGAAATATTTTTTTTCTGAATTATTTATTCCATTATATATTATATTGATAATAAGAATAATAGAAAACCGAATTAATCAATTTGTTTTCGATTATAGAAACCATACGATTAATTCGATTCATAAAAAAAAACACTAGTCTAGCGCTTTTTATCGACAATCATTACAAAACAACTTATTCTTTTTATGCCAATACGGAAATGCCGTGCAAAACATATTTTCGGACATTAAGTGGTTACGAATAAATCAAAGCCACATCAATAGCTCGCGAAGATTCAAAAGGGAGCATGGCATTAATCAGTTTCGCACAATAAAAAGAACTCAGATCTCCAAGCTTTATTTTTCTTTCGATGATAATTCCTTGCTGTAACAAATATTGCCGCTGTATCCCGTTTAATAAATAATAGGATGGTGTAATCCAATCTTTTCCGTCATAAAAAACAATATTTGAAAAAGAAGTATCTGTCACACATCCTTGTTTTACAATCAAGATGTCATCAGAGGATGAATGGTTCAAATAGTCGTTGAAGGCCGAACGGTCGTAATACTTAAATGCGTAATCAATTTTATCATCATACACTACTTGCAATGAACGGATATCTCTTGCATGATAAGGTTCGAAAGTTACAGCTTCAATATCGGATGAATATACAACACGGCATTTATAAGTTGCTTCTGTCAATGTTTGCGGTATCTGAATTGCTCGGGACAAATCAATATCTTGCACCTTATCAAAAAAGTGATACCGAGTGTCATTCAGACGTCTTTCGTGCCATTCCGGTCTAATTAGCTGACGGTGTTCAATTCTGAGGGTTTCAATAAATCGGTACATATATTTTTTCTACTAATTCATTATATTCGTCAAGACAGTTACTTAAGGCTGTAATGCCTCCTCCGCTTTTATAGACGTATCCGGTCGCCGTTTTTTCAATAAATCGTATCATGACAGCGCTATCGAGTGAATACCCGTCAAAAACGCCAAAAACGCCCGTATAATACCCTCGTGCATATTGTTCTGTATCACAAAGAATTTGAACCGTTTTCTTTTTGGGAGCGCCTGTCACTGACCCTGCAGGTAACATCGTAAAAATAATATTCCCTAATCTGGATTGATAATCAAAAGGTAAGGTTCCTTCAATTTCAGTGCTGGCTTGTAACAAGGTCCCCCAGTTCATCGCTATCTCCTCTATATATCGCAGCTTTGTTACTGCTACCCTTTCGGCCACCATACTAAGATCGTTCCGCAACAAATCAACAATTGTGTAATGTTCAGCCTTTTCTTTAATGCTATTCAGCAATTGCTCTTTGGCAGCAGGTGTCGAAGCGTTAATAGTGCCTTTCATGGGGTATGTGCGTATCGTTCCTTCAGAAATGGTCACAAACGTTTCTGGAGAAAAGCAAACAAACTGATCACGATACCAGAGTTTGTATTTTGCCTTTGCATGGTGGAAAACAGTTCGCAGGTCAGTATTCAACTTTATGGGAGTTTGATCAGTCAGGTTCATCAGGAAGCTATTCCCTTTTTTTATTTCACTGATCACTCTGTCAAACTGTTGCCGATATTCATCCAAAGGCCGTGGAAAGATATCGATATGTTGTATTGGTAGTTCATCGTTTTGATCATTATCAGACAAAAAATTAGCAATAGGAGTTTGAAATAAAATTTCCTCTGTGTATATTTCTTCGAATGATAATACCACTGGATGTTGCTGCAAAAAGTCGATCATAAAAAAGAAAGGAGTCCCGGATCTTCCGAAGTGGTTCATCCTTTCTCTGGCAGTATCAATTTGTTCCATGTATTGATCAAACTTTGTGTGAACTCTTACAAATATACCGTTTTTTCTGTCAACCTAAAAAGCAAACCCCTCCAAAATAAATCAGAGGGGTTGTAATTTATACTTATTTGTTCAACTGGTTTTTACCAGATGTGAGCTTGCTTATCTTCAGGCAAATACATTCTATCTCCCGCTTTTATATTGAATGCTTTAATGAATGCTTCAATATTTGGCAGGGCTCCGTCTACACGCCATTTACCCAAAGAATGAGGATCTTCTTTTGTTCTGCGGATAATCTCTTCCGGACGAATATTGCCGGCCCATACGGTGGCATAAGCCAGGAAGAAACGTTGTTGTGGAGTAAAGCCATCCATTTTATTTGGGTTGATTTTTCCTGCTTTCAGT
The sequence above is drawn from the Microbacter margulisiae genome and encodes:
- a CDS encoding aminotransferase class IV; translated protein: MYRFIETLRIEHRQLIRPEWHERRLNDTRYHFFDKVQDIDLSRAIQIPQTLTEATYKCRVVYSSDIEAVTFEPYHARDIRSLQVVYDDKIDYAFKYYDRSAFNDYLNHSSSDDILIVKQGCVTDTSFSNIVFYDGKDWITPSYYLLNGIQRQYLLQQGIIIERKIKLGDLSSFYCAKLINAMLPFESSRAIDVALIYS
- a CDS encoding aminodeoxychorismate synthase component I, which encodes MEQIDTARERMNHFGRSGTPFFFMIDFLQQHPVVLSFEEIYTEEILFQTPIANFLSDNDQNDELPIQHIDIFPRPLDEYRQQFDRVISEIKKGNSFLMNLTDQTPIKLNTDLRTVFHHAKAKYKLWYRDQFVCFSPETFVTISEGTIRTYPMKGTINASTPAAKEQLLNSIKEKAEHYTIVDLLRNDLSMVAERVAVTKLRYIEEIAMNWGTLLQASTEIEGTLPFDYQSRLGNIIFTMLPAGSVTGAPKKKTVQILCDTEQYARGYYTGVFGVFDGYSLDSAVMIRFIEKTATGYVYKSGGGITALSNCLDEYNELVEKIYVPIY